One genomic window of Arachis hypogaea cultivar Tifrunner chromosome 8, arahy.Tifrunner.gnm2.J5K5, whole genome shotgun sequence includes the following:
- the LOC112706494 gene encoding uncharacterized protein isoform X19 — translation MDQHHSHYVHHHHHSHHDHNNDDNNTNHTRYAPPPPHHNHSHLPPPPPPPPSLPTPPAPPPQAQPLRYRTIRTPPPPPPYAPNNNHPPSHQNQFPQFNSPNYPNRPFQEEHPISNNHNQPFSQSPRIASRILPGDPFPRRNFPRFDTETRWDPNPGRRIAPDCLLPRNYTPVDLDSELRQHREGVSLPPSAYPAEKIRYDPDRSRWRLEYEYEGNPRKDEEFGCGSGNDANYHNYHRRGVGDLPPRHDLPNGGFGRAPPAMSREINIDLKPGGYVRGYSVEFEDKIPRVGRRDGHGEGKRWLNERRGPKELPDSRFELGTGEIGFAKNVDDDFRVGTREEYGWESGRYSGRGNNREFGHELWRPSLKKQVQKKSALLRIQNAKPSYRNREIEQLRNAGYSAESNTNDFRGKEQCGHVGHGMKQEEREGSPVELDISFESNSLVAKAIVTASTSTVVTDTNMNSVSDADLTPSEKRKKVSVSDSDCSGLEAAKVSRDVVTLNSSSCKVNDCSGSVNDLSLQNNVVNPCSQPCTRETDSVKNEVAGGSTKIHSGKSSPRVVKKKKVVKRVVKKVVGNPKSTMSNSRSVNKVHGCVQPDRVIPSSSSVSVPNKVEPCLEQKNITVDKMSMPGHSSYNLSKDRNQLLEDRNGDLTLLSLGPHSRSRECETDEDSDTQKGAARFESGLNIPNSQSCASTGEAKKIDSECLDANNSVHDLRRMPDTNMVPELLNGSTSKINDVGCDIKQLCQNQESQSCENYSNVRCPQNGFVIDVVDDSVLSSADNIGKSDHTNTYNSASSVYGLISGDLKGSKEKLTVTECGLTGESGFGLMVPTIITKYAILEENPDVINPASSSAMSAPSNSGKIKIHSGTDCIQNAIAVTQGSYSGLVNLEDGTAGQCSDITNDAVKDVSPSYAAISSENCGKEEPFSSSNLSVGFGEGDINNMKKRKARTHSKFLHSKMEGISPKPVNSVSHANDWDTASSVKVKDACCSEVLDQSVQSLGSNLESCLNGIITLHGKKELSEAELCVRDNEIDDANYLSLLSKGIKVTTTSELSDAVVVSKSCADFPVSFSDKQAPEKEVALSSMDVLFSAQSLSCSEDSRKLSDNFVGGSCDARYANNETMSSDHFELKNSDFASYSLREDLDIQFPLLDGECKENGTQMQTDILASGYNKGDMKDSLIHQQSIVSHPSDGDLEEDAPEAPSDVCSQGISEAPERGNLNCTSIQDENNCGDISAVEHGSDLPTCTSPIQHTNKIMKSANATGHSNPVERNLMRQSSQVNSKVSNNGPVSYFSENGSKNTLGGAMPKTQKGRSFIISKSNSKTSASSTHLSNPRTWRRSGNNSQGSLPGNKLSPGKFLPKRQILDRKGNFQNTSYIRKGNSLVRQPTTVSFTQISSVNKSPLSLDELSKSTRSGSRIDVSDQLTLKTGVAEVPQQSQRKPSLSIGTLSEENISSPLVEPPSSGCYENASDPRKLIDINDTPNSSKDDSNQYETPDNQSSPLSKLENQVEANDGHISSFSTKRIVYTKPKTNQLVATSNSRDEKSQTAFSEGYYKRCKNQLVRNMNQTVAVPKATLDSDGQGSCKVLCNRKLSKRQLHKVAGRSFKSLRASLVWTLCGKKSPKNGHNSWHSQRVLPQLFPWKRPTYLRSVIHNSASCSNSTFLSAVRKMDTVYTRSTRGFSLWKSKVLSVGGSSLKWSKSIEKNSKQANEEATLAVAAVERKKREQKGAACVGSHANKRIFRIGSVRYKMDPSRRTLQRISGGQDFYDESLSSATADSGLVVKRAYIPRRLVIGNDEYVRIGNGNQLIRDPKKRTRKLANEKVRWSLHTARQRLARKQKYCQFFTRFGKCNKEGGKCPYVHDPSKIAVCTKFLNGLCSTPSCKLTHKVIPERMPDCSYFLQGLCTNRNCPYRHVNVNPKASVCEGFLKGYCADGNEEEAQLYLSYFSSNGHLYERNQMQASSSRKTKGKEKEEIWRSE, via the exons ATGGACCAACACCACTCCCACTAcgtccaccaccaccaccacagccaCCATGATCACAACAACGACGACAACAACACCAACCACACTAGGTACGCCCCTCCCCCTCCTCATCACAACCACAGCCACCTCCCTCCGCCGCCCCCTCCGCCCCCGTCCCTCCCCACTCCGCCAGCCCCTCCTCCCCAAGCACAACCCCTCCGCTATCGCACCATCCGCACACCTCCTCCTCCGCCTCCTTATGCCCCCAATAACAACCACCCGCCATCCCATCAAAACCAATTCCCCCAATTCAATTCCCCTAACTACCCTAATCGTCCCTTCCAAGAAGAACACCCAATCTCCAACAACCACAATCAGCCATTTTCCCAATCCCCCAGGATTGCCAGCCGAATCCTCCCGGGCGATCCTTTCCCCCGCCGCAATTTTCCTCGTTTCGACACTGAAACACGCTGGGACCCTAACCCTGGCCGTAGGATCGCTCCCGACTGTCTCCTTCCGAGGAATTATACCCCCGTTGATCTTGACAGTGAATTGCGCCAACACCGTGAAGGGGTCTCGCTGCCGCCCTCGGCATATCCGGCCGAAAAGATTCGATACGATCCCGATcgctccaggtggagacttgaGTATGAGTATGAGGGTAACCCTAGGAAGGATGAGGAGTTTGGTTGCGGCAGCGGTAATGATGCTAATTACCACAATTACCACCGCCGCGGCGTTGGGGATTTGCCACCCAGACACGACTTGCCCAACGGAGGCTTCGGCAGGGCGCCACCGGCGATGTCAAGGGAGATTAATATTGATTTGAAACCCGGGGGGTATGTTCGCGGGTATAGTGTGGAATTCGAGGATAAGATTCCCAGGGTTGGAAGAAGAGATGGGCATGGCGAAGGCAAGAGGTGGTTGAATGAGAGGAGGGGACCTAAGGAGTTGCCTGATTCACGGTTCGAATTGGGGACCGGCGAGATTGGTTTTGCTAAgaatgttgatgatgattttcGCGTTGGGACGCGTGAGGAATATGGATGGGAATCGGGTAGATATAGTGGCAGAGGGAACAACAGGGAGTTTGGTCATGAATTATGGCGACCTTCTCTAAAGAAACAGGTTCAAAAGAAGAGTGCTCTTCTTAGGATCCAGAATGCAAAACCAAGTTATAGGAATCGTGAGATTGAACAATTACGGAATGCTGGTTATTCTGCTGAGTCTAACACTAATGATTTCAGGGGCAAGGAGCAGTGTGGGCATGTAGGTCATGGGATGAAacaagaagaaagggaaggaAGTCCTGTGGAACTTGATATCTCTTTTGAATCAAATTCCCTGGTTGCGAAGGCTATTGTGACCGCTTCGACTTCGACTGTTGTTACTGATACAAATATGAATTCTGTCTCTGATGCTGATTTAACTCCCtcagaaaagagaaaaaaggttTCAGTATCCGATAGTGATTGTTCTGGTTTGGAAGCTGCAAAAGTATCTAGGGATGTTGTAACTTTGAATAGCTCATCATGCAAAGTGAATGACTGCTCTGGATCTGTGAATGATTTAAGCTTACAGAATAATGTTGTTAATCCTTGTTCTCAACCTTGCACCCGTGAGACTGATAGTGTGAAAAATGAGGTTGCAGGTGGAAGTACCAAAATTCACTCTGGTAAGTCCTCCCCAAGGGTTGTCAAGAAGAAAAAAGTTGTCAAGAGAGTAGTGAAGAAAGTTGTTGGAAATCCAAAATCTACAATGTCAAATTCACGATCAGTGAATAAGGTTCATGGATGTGTGCAACCTGATCGAGTCATACCTAGTTCTTCATCTGTCTCTGTTCCCAACAAAGTTGAACCTTGTCTGGAGCAGAAAAACATCACTGTAGACAAGATGTCAATGCCTGGCCATAGTTCATACAATTTATCAAAGGATCGGAATCAATTGCTTGAAGATAGAAATGGAGATCTAACCCTGCTGAGTTTGGGGCCACATTCCAGGTCACGAGAATGTGAAACTGATGAAGATTCAGATACTCAGAAAGGAGCCGCCAGGTTTGAAAGTGGCCTTAACATTCCAAATTCTCAATCTTGTGCTTCTACTGGTGAAGCTAAAAAGATTGATTCTGAGTGTTTAGATGCAAATAATTCTGTCCATGACTTGCGTAGAATGCCAGATACTAACATGGTTCCTGAATTATTAAATGGAAGTACTTCCAAAATCAATGATGTGGGTTGTGATATTAAACAGCTATGTCAGAATCAAGAGTCTCAATCATGTGAGAATTATTCAAATGTAAGATGTCCACAGAATGGGTTTGTTATAGATGTAGTAGATGACAGCGTTCTTAGTTCAGCTGACAATATTGGTAAGTCAGATCACACTAATACATATAACTCTGCTAGTAGCGTTTATGGCCTAATTTCTGGTGATCTTAAAGGATCTAAAGAGAAGCTTACAGTTACTGAATGTGGTCTTACTGGTGAATCTGGTTTTGGACTTATGGTCCCTACTATTATCACCAAGTATGCTATTTTGGAAGAAAATCCAGACGTGATCAACCCTGCATCAAGCAGCGCAATGTCTGCCCCTTCAAATTCAGGAAAAATTAAGATTCACTCTGGTACAGATTGCATACAAAATGCTATTGCTGTGACACAGGGTTCTTATAGTGGACTGGTCAATTTAGAAGATGGTACCGCTGGTCAGTGTTCTGACATCACTAATGATGCTGTGAAGGATGTTTCCCCCAGTTACGCTGCCATATCTTCTGAGAATTGTGGCAAGGAAGAGCCATTTTCAAGTTCTAATCTTTCTGTTGGATTTGGTGAAGGGGATATAAACaatatgaaaaagagaaaagcTAGGACTCATTCAAAGTTTTTGCACTCAAAGATGGAGGGAATTTCTCCAAAACCTGTAAATTCAGTTAGCCATGCAAATGATTGGGATACTGCCTCAAGTGTGAAGGTGAAGGATGCATGTTGTTCAGAAGTTTTGGATCAATCTGTTCAAAGCTTAGGTTCTAACCTGGAATCGTGCTTGAATGGGATCATTACTTTACATGGGAAAAAGGAGCTTTCAGAGGCTGAGCTTTGTGTTAGAGATAATGAGATTGATGATGCAAATTATCTTTCACTATTATCTAAAGGGATCAAAGTCACGACTACCTCTGAGTTGAGTGATGCAGTTGTGGTATCCAAATCTTGTGCGGATTTTCCTGTTTCTTTCAGTGATAAACAAGCACCCGAAAAAGAAGTTGCATTGTCAAGCATGGATGTTCTGTTTAGTGCACAATCATTGTCATGTTCAGAGGATAGTAGGAAATTGTCTGACAATTTTGTTGGAGGTTCTTGTGACGCTAGATATGCAAATAATGAAACCATGAGTTCTGACCATTTTGAATTAAAGAACTCAGATTTTGCATCTTATTCACTTCGTGAGGACTTGGACATTCAGTTCCCATTGTTGGATGGTGAATGCAAAGAAAATGGCACTCAAATGCAAACTGACATTTTGGCGTCTGGATATAATAAGGGAGATATGAAGGACAGTTTAATTCATCAACAGAGCATTGTGTCCCATCCTTCCGATGGTGATTTGGAGGAGGATGCACCTGAAGCACCATCAGATGTGTGTTCTCAAGGGATATCGGAAGCACCTGAGAGAGGGAATTTAAATTGTACATCAATCCAAGATGAAAACAATTGTGGGGATATATCTGCAGTTGAACATGGTTCTGATTTGCCTACTTGTACTTCACCAATACAGCATACTAATAAGATTATGAAGTCAGCTAATGCAACTGGGCATAGTAACCCAGTTGAGAGGAATCTAATGCGACAATCATCCCAAGTCAACTCCAAGGTTTCAAATAATGGTCCAGTTTCTTATTTTTCAGAAAATGGGAGCAAAAATACCCTTGGAGGTGCCATGCCAAAAACTCAAAAGGGTCGTTCGTTCATCATTTCAAAGTCAAATTCAAAGACATCTGCCTCTTCAACCCATCTCTCAAATCCTCGAACTTGGCGACGTTCTGGTAATAATTCTCAAGGTTCTTTACCTGGAAACAAGCTTTCGCCAGGAAAATTTCTTCCCAAAAGGCAAATTCTAGATAGGAAAGGAAACTTTCAGAATACCTCTTACATTCGTAAAGGTAACAGTCTTGTAAGACAGCCTACTACAGTTTCTTTTACTCAGATCTCTTCTGTAAATAAGTCACCTTTGAGCTTAGATGAATTATCAAAGAGTACCAGATCTGGGAGCAGGATTGATGTGTCAGATCAACTGACCTTGAAAACAGGAGTAGCAGAGGTCCCTCAGCAGAGTCAGAGAAAACCTTCACTATCCATTGGCACATTATCAGAGGAAAATATATCTTCCCCATTGGTAGAACCTCCTTCCAGTGGTTGCTATGAAAATGCATCAGATCCTAGAAAACTGATAGATATCAATGATACACCAAACTCTTCCAAAGATGATTCAAATCAGTACGAAACTCCTGATAATCAAAGTAGTCCACTGAGTAAGCTGGAGAACCAAGTTGAAGCAAATGATGGACACATTTCTTCTTTCAGCACCAAGAGAATTGTATATACAAAGCCCAAAACAAATCAGTTGGTAGCGACTTCAAATTCTCGTGATGAGAAGTCCCAAACAGCCTTCTCTGAAGGCTACTACAAGAGGTGCAAAAATCAGTTAGTTAGGAATATGAACCAGACTGTTGCAGTGCCGAAAGCCACTCTAGATTCTGATGGTCAGGGGTCTTGTAAGGTGCTTTGCAACAGAAAGCTTAGTAAGAGGCAGTTACATAAAG TTGCTGGGAGATCATTCAAATCTTTAAGAGCCTCATTAGTCTGGACATTATGTGGCAAAAAGTCACCTAAAAATGGCCATAATTCATGGCATTCTCAAAGGGTTTTGCCTCAGTTATTTCCATGGAAAAGACCAACATATTTAAGAAGCGTCATTCATAATTCTGCTTCATGTTCCAATAGTACCTTCTTATCAGCAGTTAG AAAGATGGATACTGTTTACACTAGGTCAACCCGTGGGTTTTCTCTTTGGAAATCCAAGGTATTAAGTGTTGGTGGGTCTAGTTTAAAATGGTCCAAATCCATTGAGAAGAACTCAAAGCAAGCTAATGAG GAGGCCACACTTGCTGTTGCTGCAGTAGAGAGGAAAAAGAGAGAGCAAAAAGGTGCAGCTTGCGTTGGTTCCCATGCAAATA AACGTATATTCCGTATTGGTTCAGTTCGCTACAAAATGGATCCTTCCAGGCGCACACTTCAGAGGATTTCAGGTGGTCAGGATTTCT ATGATGAATCCCTGTCGTCTGCCACTGCTGATTCGGGCTTGGTTGTGAAAAGAGCTTACATTCCTAGGAGATTGGTGATTGGAAATGATGA ATATGTCCGAATTGGAAATGGTAATCAGCTTATCAGAGACCCAAAAAAACGAACTCGAAAATTGGCAAATGAAAAAGTTAGATGGAGCTTGCATACTGCCAGGCAACGGTTGGCTCGAAAGCAGAAGTATTGTCAGTTTTTTACAAGATTTGGGAAATGTAACAAGGAGGGTGGGAAATGCCCTTATGTTCATGATCCCTCAAAAATTGCTGTCTGTACTAAGTTCCTGAATGGTTTATGTTCTACTCCCAGCTGCAAATTGACTCATAAG GTTATACCAGAGAGAATGCCAGATTGTTCTTATTTTCTGCAAG GCTTATGCACAAACCGAAATTGCCCATATAGACATGTCAATGTGAACCCTAAGGCTTCTGTTTGTGAAGGATTTCTCAAGGGTTATTGTGCTGATGGGAATGAG GAAGAAGCACAGTTGTATCTGTCCTACTTTTCAAGCAACGGGCACCTGTACGAAAGGAACCAGATGCAAGCTTCATCATCCCGAAAAacaaaagggaaagaaaaggaagagatcTGGAGATCAGAGTAA